A window of Pararhodobacter sp. genomic DNA:
AGATCCGCGCCGCGCTTGACGGCTTCGCCAAAGACTTCGCCTGAGGGCGGGAACGAGAGGATACGCTAAATGGCCAACCTCAAGGTCCTGAAAAATCGGATCGCTTCGGTCAAATCGACCCGGAAGATCACCAAGGCGATGCAAATGGTCGCGGCCGCAAAACTGCGCCGCGCCCAGGAAGCCGCCGAGGCCGCCCGGCCCTATGCCGCGCGGATGGAGAGCGTCGTGAACGGCCTCGCCGCCTCGGTCGCCGGATCTGGCAGCGCGCCGCGTCTGCTGGCCGGGACGGGCTCCGACACCGTTCACCTGCTGGTCGTCATGACCGCCGAGCGGGGCCTCTGCGGGGGTTTCAACTCGTCGATCGTGAAACTGGCGCGGGCGCACGCGCAAAAACTGCTGGCCGCGGGCAAGACGGTGAAAATTCTCACCGTCGGCAAAAAAGGCCGCGAGCAGCTTCGGCGTGATCTCGGGGCCCATATGATCGGCCATGTGGACCTGAGCGACGTGAAACGCATCGGATACGAGAATGCGCGTGCTATCGCGCAGGACGTTCTGGCGCGCTTTGACGCGGGCGAATTCGATGTCGCCACACTGTTCTTCAACCGCTTCGAGTCGGTGATCAGCCAGATTCCGACCCCCTTGCAGGTGATCCCGGCCCCCGTGGCCGAGGGCGCAGGCGAGGTCACGCAAAGCGGTGCGGCTTACGACTATGAGCCGTCCGAAGAACTAATCCTTGCTGACTTGTTGCCGCGCTCCATCGCGACGCAGATCTTTACGGCGCTGCTGGAGAACAGCGCGTCCGAGCAAGGGGCGCGGATGTCCGCCATGGACAACGCGACGCGCAACGCCGGAGACATGATCGACCGCCTGTCCATCGAGTACAACCGCTCGCGTCAGGCCGCGATCACCACCGAGCTTATTGAGATTATTTCGGGCGCCGAGGCGCTCTGAGGAACCGGAGAGACACAATGGCCAAAGCGAAAGCTACCGGCAAGATCACGCAGGTGATTGGCGCCGTCGTCGACGTACAGTTCGAAGGCGATCTGCCCGCCATTCTGAACGCGCTGGAAACGGACAACAACGGCAAGCGGCTGGTGTTGGAAGTGGCGCAGCACCTGGGCGAAAGCACCGTCCGCACCATCGCCATGGACGCGACCGAAGGTCTGGTCCGTGGCCAAGGCGTCAGCGATACCGGCGCCACCATTCAGGTGCCGGTCGGCAAGGCCACGCTGGGCCGCATCCTGAACGTCGTCGGCGAGCCGGTTGACGAAAAGGGCCCGGTGACCTCGTCGGAAACCCGCGGTATCCACCAGCCCGCCCCCGGCTTTGAAGAGCAGTCGACGGAATCGCAGATCCTCGTCACCGGCATCAAGGTGATCGACCTGCTGGCCCCCTATACCAAGGGCGGCAAGATCGGCCTGTTCGGCGGCGCCGGCGTGGGCAAGACCGTGTTGATCATGGAATTGATCAACAACATCGCCAAGGTGCACTCGGGCGTGTCCGTGTTCGCCGGTGTCGGTGAGCGGACCCGTGAGGGCAACGACCTGTATCACGAGATGATCGAATCCGGCGTTATCAACATTGATAACCTCGAGGAGTTGAAAATCGCGCTGGTCTATGGTCAGATGAACGAACCACCCGGAGCGCGTATGCGCGTTGCCCTGTCGGGTCTGACCCTGGCCGAGCAGTTCCGCGATGACACCGGTTCGGACGTTTTGTTCTTCGTGGACAACATCTTCCGCTTCACGCAAGCCGGTTCCGAGGTGTCCGCACTTCTGGGTCGTATCCCGTCCGCCGTGGGCTACCAGCCGACGCTGGCCACCGACATGGGCGCGATGCAGGAACGCATCACCTCGACCAAGAACGGCTCGATCACCTCGGTGCAGGCCGTCTATGTGCCTGCCGACGACTTGACCGACCCGGCACCGGCGACCTCGTTTGCGCACCTTGACGCAACCACCGTTCTGGACCGGGCGATCTCGGAAAAGGGGATCTACCCGGCCGTGGATCCGCTGGGTTCGACCTCGCGTCTGCTGGACCCGCAGATCATCGGCGAAGAGCATTACGAGGTCGCGACCTCGGTGCAGCGTGTGTTGCAGCGTTACAAGTCTTTGCAGGACATCATCGCCATTCTGGGCATGGACGAACTGTCGGAAGAAGACAAACTGGCCGTGGCCCGGGCGCGCAAGCTCGAGCGTTTCCTCTCGCAACCGTTCGACGTTGCCAAGGTCTTTACCGGTTCGGACGGGGTTCAGGTTCCGCTGGAAAAAACCATCGCCTCGTTCAAGGCGGTTGTGGCAGGTGAATACGACCACCTGCCCGAAGGCGCGTTCTACATGGTCGGTGACATCGACGAAGTTGTCGCCAAGGCAGCACGCCTCGCGGCAGCGGCTTGATCTGATAACAGGAGGCCCTGATGGCCGATACGATGCAGTTCGACCTCGTCTCGCCTGAGCGGATGCTGGTATCCACCCAGGCCTCTGAGGTCCAGATCCCGGCAGCCGAGGGCGACCTCACGGCGATGGCAGGCCACACGCCTGTCATCACCACGCTGCGGCCGGGCATTCTCAAGGTCACGGCCAATGGTCAGACCACGGAATACGCGGTCACCGGCGGTTTCGCCGAGGTCTCGCCCGAGGGTGTGACGGTGATGGCCGAACGCGCTTTGCCGCGCGGCGAAGTGACGGCCGACATCATGACCGACTGGGTCGCCGAGGCGCGCGAAGTGCACGCCAACGCCCACCCATCCGTCGCCGATGATGCCGCCAAGCTTCTGTCCGACATGGTCGCCATGGGCGGGCATATCGGTCACTGACCGCAGAGCTGACGGTTTGAAAATCAAAACGCGCCTCGGGCAACCGGGGCGCGTTTTGCATTCGACGGCGGGCGCTGCTTTGCGGTGCCGCGTTGCAAAATTGGCGTTGCTGTGCGTTGTGAGCATTCCAGAAGCGCCCGGCTTCTGATACGATGGCGTGGGCCGCGGCCTTGGGTGCAGGAGCCAGAAAATGACAATTCCACGCAGCAGAATTTGTCTGATGCTCAACAAAGACGCCGAGGCAGCGGCGACCTTTTACGCCCAGACCTTCCCCGACAGCGCCATCGAAAGCGTGCAGCGGGCGCCGGCCGACAATCCGTCTGGCCGTGCCGGCGAGGTGTTGATTGTCGAGTTTACGGTGCTTGGAATTCCGTGCATCGGTGTCAACGGGGGGCCGTATTTTCAGCACAGCGAGGCGTTTTCGTTTCAGATCGCGACGGAGACCCAAGAAGAAACCGATGCATACTGGAACGCGATCGTCAGCAACGGCGGCCAGGAAAGCCAGTGTGGCTGGTGCAAGGATAAATGGGGCGTCTCATGGCAGATCACGCCGCGCACGCTGACCGAGGCGATGGCCGCTGGCGGTGCACAGGCCAAACGGGCGTTTGCCGCGATGATGCAGATGAAGAAAATTGACGTTGCCGCCATTGATGCGGCGCGAAAAGGCGGGGCGGCGTCCTCGTGAGGGTGCGGGTTCGGGCCTGCGTCCTGCGCTCGCGGTGGCGGTGTTTCGCCCCCTGACATGGCCTCAGGGGACGCCTCCAAAGCGTGTTCAAACCGTTACCAAATCCCTAATCCTGCACGCCAAGCGCTTGATATCACGCAACTTGCACCCTGTCTCACGGTGGGACACCTCGCACCGGATCCCTCACAATTCCCGCCACACGCGCAGGGTCGGCAAAATCGGTTGCCCCCCCCAATTTGCGCGCTCCAGGATCGCCTGACCTATTTGTGCGGGTAGAGCCCTTCATAGATCGGCGTCAGTGTTTCCATATCAAACAGCGAGGACACCGACGTCCCATTCCAGGTGTTCAGGATCGCCTGCGCGAACATTGGCGCGGTCGGCACGATGCGGATATTCGTGGCCGCTTTGACGGCGTCGGTCGCCTCGATGGAATCGGTGATCACCAGCGATTTCATCACCGAGTTCTTGATCCGGTCAACCGCCGGGCCGGACAAGACGCCGTGGGTGATATACGAATGCACCTCGGTCGCGCCCGCCTCGGTCAACACTTCGGCCGCCTTGCACAGCGTTCCCGCCGTGTCGCAAATATCATCGACGATGATACAGGTCTTGCCGCGCACGTCGCCGATCACCGTCATTTCCGCGACGTCTCCGGCCTTCTCGCGCCGCTTGTCCACGATCGACAACGGCGCGCCGATGCGCTTGGCCAATTCCCGCGCGCGCGCCACGCCGCCGACGTCGGGCGAGACAACCATCAGATCGCTCAAGCAGTCCTTGAACATATGCAGCACGTCCAGCGAAAAAATCGGCGCCGCATAGAGGTTGTCGACGGGGATATCGAAGAACCCCTGGATCTGCGTCGCGTGCAGGTCCAGCGTCAACACCCGGTCGATTCCGGCTTCGGTGATCAGATTCGCCACCAATTTGGCCGAAATCGGGGTGCGGGCCTTGGCGCGGCGGTCTTGGCGGGCGTAGCCGAAATAGGGGATCACGGCGGTGATGCGCGCCGCCGACGAGCGTTTCAACGCGTCGGCAATAATCAGCAATTCCATCAGATTGTCGTTCGCCGGATTCGAGGTCGGCTGGATGATGAACATGTCTTCACCGCGCACATTCTCATAGACCTCGACAAAGATCTCCTGGTCGTTGAACCGCTCGACGCGCGCCTCGACGAGCTTGACCATGCTGCCCCGGTGCAGCGTCATGCGGCGGGCTATGGCCTGCGCCAAGGGTTTGTTGGCGTTTCCGGCGATCAGTTTGGGTTCGGTCATGGCTGATATCTCTGGCGTTGGCTGGGTCGCTGGCGAGGATTCGCGGAGTTGACACCGCTTATCACCCCGCTAGGGTCTTGCAAACCCAGCACTCCCAACGAGAGCATCCGATGCGACAGATTGACTATTACATGAGTGTGATCTCGCCATGGACCTACCTGTGCGGCGCGCGCCCGGCTGAGCTTGCCGCCAAGCATGGTGTGGAACTGGTTTACCGGCCCGTCGACCCGATGGCGATTTTCGCGCGCACCGGTGGGCTGCCGCTGGGCGAGCGCCATCAAAGCCGGCAGGACTATCGCTTGCAGGACCTGCGCCGCCAAGCCGCCAAACTGGGCATGCCGCTGACCCTCAAGCCGGCGTATTTCCCGACCAATCCCGCCCCGGCTGCCTATGCCATCACCGCCGCGCAAGACGCAGGCGGCGGCGATCTGCACGGGCTGGTGCAGGCACTGTGTGCCGCCTGCTGGGCGCAGGAGCGCAACGTGGCCGAGGACGAGGTGATTCAGGCGTGCCTGACAGCAAACGGCTTCAGCGCCAATCTGACCATGACCGGCCTGATGAGCGGGGCCGATGCCTACGCCCGCAATCTGGAGCAGGCGGGGCTGGCGGGTGTGTTTGGCGTGCCGTTTTTTGTCATTGGCGATGAAAAATTCTGGGGACAGGATCGACTCGACGATCTGGACCGGCATTTGTCAGGCGAGTTCTGACGCCATGATTCATACACGACGATTTGGCGCGCCCGGCGGGGTGCCCACGGTCATGGCGCATTGTTTCATGGGGCATTCTGGCCCTTGGGGGCCGATGGCCGAGGCCATCACGCCGACTCTCGATGCGCTGGCCTTTGACATGCCGGGACACGGCCGCAGCCCGATGCCGGATCGGGTTGAGGATCTGCAAACACAGGTGGTCAGTCTGATCGACGGCATGGTGGCAAAGCCGTCGCTGTTGATCGGGCACAGCTTTGGTGGCGTGGCGATGTTGCGCTTTGCCTTGCACAATCCGGCGCGTGTGCTGGGCTTGGTGATGATCGAGCCGGTGTTTATCGCAGCTGCATCGCTGGATCCGGCCTATACCCCGGAAGAGGGCGAAAGCCGCTATCTCGATCTGGCCGGGGAGGGTCGATTTGAAGACGCTGCGCGCGAATTTTTCACCTATAACAACCCCACGCGCGACTGGATGTCCTTGCCCGAGGCGGCGCGCACCATGATGGCCAACCAAATGCGTCTGCTGCCCGCAAACCAGCCGGGTGCGGCATCCGATCCCGGGCAATTGCTGGTGCCGGGGCTGATGGAGGGGTTCGCGCCGCCGGTGCTGCTGATTGGTGGGGCGCGCTCGCCTGCGCTGTTTCCGGCGATCATTCGCACCTTGTCGAAACGTTTGCCGACCGCCGAAAGCGTGATGATTGAAGGCGCGGGGCATATGGTGCCAATGACCCACGCCACACAAACTGCGGATCACATCAGCCGATGGATGCGGAAAAACCGGGTGCCACCGGTCGCCTGAACGAAAAGACCCCGCGCGTTTGGCGCGGGGTCTTTTTCATCGCGACACCCTCCCGGAGGCCGGGGAGCAGGGTGGCTCTCAGGCTGCTTCGGCCTGAGACGCGGCCATGCGGCGTTCGCTTTCTTCGCGCGACAGGGCAACCGAGGTCCGGACGCCATTGCCGACGAACTGCATCAGACCCGAGACAACACGTTCGTTGGGGTCGATGCCAGCGCAGGTCAACACTTCGCGCCCATCGCGCGAGCGGGCCCAGCGGGCGATCTGCTCAGGGCCGTTGCCGTATTTCTTGTCATCGGCAATGGCATCATCCAAAGCAGCCAGAACTACGGCTGCAAACAGCTTACGAGCGCGCTGACCCTGCTCGTGGTTGTATGCCGTACTATCAACCGAGTCGAACATGTATACCGTCCTTATTCTTGCTCTTGCATTCTCTGGCGTCAGCCTCTCTAGCGGGAAAGGCATGTGATTCGCTACCGATATCACGCATGGCCGTCATGCATGGGGTGCATAACTCAAAATCCACACCGCATCATCTGGTAAGCTTGCACCTTGACACCCCGCAATATATAGGCTGCGGCAGGACTTTCTCAACGTTTTATCAAGAGTTTTCTCATGGCCAAGATCAACGGCAACGAAATTCGTCCCGGCAATGTGCTGGAACACGACAACGGCCTGTGGGTCGCCGTCAAGACCAGCCACGTAAAGCCCGGAAAAGGCGGCGCTTTTGCGCAAGTGGAGCTGAAAAACCTGCGCGATGGCCGCAAATTGAACGAGCGCTTTCGGTCGGCGGACAAAGTCGAGCAGGTGCGTCTGGATCAGAAAGACCAGCAGTTTCTTTATGAAACCGACGGGATGCTGACCTTCATGGACGCCGAAACCTTTGAACAAATTGAACTACCGGCAGACCTTCTGGGCGACCGCCGCCCGTTCCTGCAAGACGGTATGACGGTCACAATCGAGTATTATGGTGAAGAAGCCCTGAACGTCAGCCTGCCGCAAAAGGTGACCTGCAAGATTGTCGAGACCGAACCGGTTGTCAAAGGTCAGACCGCGGCGAACTGGTTCAAGCCGGCGATCCTGGACAATGGCGTCAAGATCATGGTGCCGCCGTTCGTGGGGCAGGACGAAGACATCATCGTCAACACCGAAACCTTTGAATACCAAGAGCGGGCCTGATCACATGCGGCTCGGCCTTGCCTTGGGTATGCTGTTGCTGGCGGGCGCGTCGTGCACCGCCCAGAGCAGCCCTGAGGGCGCATGGCAGGTGGTGTCGCTTGGCACGACCGCCATCGAGGCGGCCGATGATGTGACCCTGACCCTGGCTAACGGGCAAGCGTCTGGCCGGTCGGGCTGCAACCGGTTTACGGGTGCCTATTCGGTCGATGGCGACGGCTTCAGCTTTGGCCCTTTGGCGGCGACACGCATGGCCTGTCCGGGGCGCGCCAGCCAGATCGAGGCGCAGTTCAACGACGTCGTGCAAAGCGTGACCGGGTGGCAAATCGACGGCGAGGGTCTGGTGCTGACCGATGGTGCGCTGCCGGTCTTGCGCGCGGTTCCGCAGGTGACGCCGTAATGGTTCGGCCTGCGCATCCGTAGGGACAGGCGGAGGCCCCATGCTCGATCGTTACCTGCGCCCGATCCTTGACCCACCGCTGAACCATGTCGGACGCCACCTGGCCAAGGCCGGGATCTCGGCCAATGCGGTGACGCTGATCGGGCTGGCGCTGGGGCTCGCGGGGGCGCTGGCGATTGCGTCGGGGCTTTTTGGCTGGGCGCTGGCGTTGATGTTGGCGTCGCGCCTGGCGGATGGTCTTGACGGGGCGGTGGCGCGCGCAACCCGGCTGACAGATTTCGGCGGCTACCTTGATATCGTGGCAGATTTCCTGTTTTACGCGGCCTTTCCGCTGGCCTTTGTCGCCGTCGACCCGGCGCAGAACGGCACGGCAGGTGCCGCGCTGCTGGCGGCATTCTATGTGAACGGCGCGTCGTTCCTGGGGTTCGCGATCTTGGCCGAGAAACACAAGTTGACCACCACGGCGCGCGGCGCGAAATCATGGTATCACGCGGGTGGATTGCTGGAAGGCACGGAAACCATTGTGTTTTTCGCGTTACTCTGCCTTTTCCCTGCGGCCTTCGTGCCTTTGGCCTGGGGGTTCGCGGGGCTGTGCCTGCTCACCGCCATCGCGCGGGTGGTGATGGCCTTTGATGTGTTTCGCCATCGCGTATGAGACCTGTCCGACCGCTGCCGGCCCCCCCGTTCGCCGCGCCGCTGGGCCATTTATGACGGCGCAAAAAGAACCGCGTTTGGCACCGGGCTTGGTCTTTGGCTTGGCGGATTGATCCCAAAACCCGCCGCCGACGATGTCAGCTTGCCGCCCAGAGGGTGATGCACACGGGATTTCACCGCCGCATTGCCCGCACTGTCGACACAGACCGAGGGCACGGAAACGCCTGTTTCGATATCGTGCCGTCGGGGCGCGTCTTGATCGGCGTTGGACATCGTGGTTGATTGCCGCATCCGTCGCGCGGTTGTCGGATCCCTGAGCGGATGCGCCGCGCGACCCTTCTTTGCGTCAAGAAAGCGTGAACGTCATGTCCCTGAATGCCACCGCGCCCCGCACTCTCGACGCGACGCCGCAGACCTCGGCTGCCTCGGATTGGGAAAATTGGTCCGGTTCGGTCAAGGCCAGACCGCGGCACATATGGCATCCGGAAAGCGAGGCGGCGTTGCGTCAGGGCATCGCCGGGTCGACGGGCGCGGTGCGGGTTTGCGGCGCGGGGCATTCGTTTACCAGCCTGTGTGCAACCGATGAGACGTTGATTTCGCTGGTCAATATGCCGGGCGATTTGTTGGAGGTGCGACAGTTGGGCGGCGAGACCCTGGCCCGTCTGCAAGCGGGTGCATCGCTGAACAGGGTATCCCGGGCGCTGCTGTCGCAAGGATTGGCGTTCAAGAACCTCGGCGATATCGACGTGCAATCGCTGGCCGGCGCGATGATGACGGCCACCCACGGCACCGGCCAAAGCCTTCCGTGCGTGTCCGCCGAACTGCGCAGCTTGCGCCTGATCACCGCCAGCGGAGAGGTGATCGTGGCCGATGGCGCCACCGATCCTGATTTGCTGGAACGCGGCGCGCGTGTCCCTGGGGGCGCTGGGGGTTGTGACGCAGGCTGAAGTGTCCGTCAGGCCCGCCTTCAAGCTGCACCGCAAAAGCAAGGCCCGAAAGCTGGTTGATATCATGGCGGATGCAGAGGATCTGTGGGCCATGCATCGCAATTTTGAATTCTTCGTGCTTCCGTTTTGCGATTATGCCCTGCAACTGACCCATGACGAGACGACCGCGCCGAATCTGCATATCGGGTCCAGCGATGATGAAAAATCACTGCGCGACCTGCGGCTGATGCGCAGCATGACCAAACGGCTGCCGGGGCTGCGGCGGCGCGTGCTGAATGCGTTCCTGGGCGGCACCAAGGACGAGGAGGAAATCGGCACCAGTTTCGAATTGCTGGCCAGTGTGCGCAAGACGCGGTTTCACGAAATGGAATATCACCTGCCGGTCGCGGGGGCGATGGATGTGCTGGCCGAGGTCGTTCAGACCATCGAGCGCGAAAGGCCCGATGTGTTCTTCCCGCTCGAGGTGCGCAAGACTGCCGCCGACACCGGCTGGCTCAGTCCGTTCGAGGGTGCGCCGCGTGTCTCCATCGCGGTCCATGCGCATCAACCCGATGATTATGCATGGTTTTTCGACAGGATCGAGCCGATCTTCCGGCGCAAGGGCGGGCGTCCGCATTGGGGCAAGTTGCATTCCCTCGGGGCGCGTGATCTGGGTGATCTTTACCCGCGCTTTGGCGATTTTCAACGACTGCGCCGCGAGATGGACCCGCAAGGTCGTCTGATCAATCCGCATCTTGCGGCGTTGTTTGATGTCGCGCCCGCCTGACCTGTCATTTCTTGCAAGACGAAGGCCCCCGGATGCAGTTTTTTCGTGACAACAGCGGGCCGCGTGATGGGTATTTCTTGCGGATGCAGGCGGCGCTGAAGGCTGCGGGGATCACGCAGCCAACGCTCGTTCTGGACCGGGCGCGGCTGGATCAGAACATTGGCCAGTTGCAACGGGATCTGGCGCCGGGCATGGGTTTGCGGCTGGTTGCCAAGTCCCTGCCGTCGATCCCCTTGCTCAAGGCGGTGTCCGGGGCGCTGAAAACCGACCGGTTCATGACATTCAACGCGCCCATGTTGCAGGCGTTGACCGAGGCCTTTCCCGGGGCCGATCAACTGCTTGGAAAGCCCTTTCCGGTGCAGGCGGCGGCGCATTTCTATTCCAACCATCGCAGCAATGCGCAGGGCCGAATCGCCTGGCTCATAGATACCAACGCGCGGCTGGCCGAATACGCCGCGCTTGCCATGGCGCGCAGCCTGACGCTGGAAATTTCGCTGGAGCTGGATGTGGGGCTGCACCGTGGCGGGTTTGTCCCCGGTGCCGATTTGCGTGACGCCCTGAGGTTGATCCACGACAGCCCGCATCTGACTCTGCATGGGGTCATGGGCTATGAGGCGCATGTCGCGAAACTGCCCGAAGGTTTGGGGTTGCGCAACAGGGCGCGCCAGAAGGCCTGGGCAACCTATGATGCGGCGCTTTCGCAAGCGCGTGAGGTTTTCGGCGCAGACCATGTTGCCCGCATGACCCGCAACGCCGCGGGCAGCCCCACGTTCCGGCTCTACCGCGATACGGCAATCGCCAATGAGGTTGCAGTTGGCTCGGCGCTTGTGCGGCCCACGGATTTCGACACGGATTTGTTGCGCCACTATGCCCCGGCCCTGTTCATCGCCACGCCGGCGCTGAAGGTCTTGGGACCGATGCAAACGCCGGTGCTCGAGCGGCTGGACCGGATCCTCAATGCGCTGAACCCAAATCGCAGGACGCGCGTTTTTATCCACGGTGGCGCTTGGAAAGCGCATCCGGTTGATCCGCCCGGCTTGCGCCCGAATGCGACCTATGGCCGGTCGTCCAATCAGGAATTGCTGACGGGTGGGGCGCGACTTGACCTTGCGCCCGATGATTTCGTTTTTCTGCGGCCGACGCAGGCTGAGGCTGTCCTGTTGCAGTTTGGCGATATCGCCGTGTTCGAGGAGGGCGCGATCATCGATCAATGGGCGCCAATGGCGATCTCGGCCTGAGACCGGGGTCTCGGCGCAGGACTCCGCCTTTGCCCAGGGCCGAACCGTCGCAAAAAACTTCGGGCAAAGCCGCGCGCCGCAGGCCTTGTCCCGCAACGCTGGTGTGAGGTCCGTGCATCTGCGCTGCCCGTCGTCTGCTGCCGGTTTGGAAAAAGGGAAAGGCGGGCCGGATTGTCCGGCCCGCCAAACGGTGTTTCGCGGTTTATCGAACTGCGTCCGAGGCGTTTTCCATGAGGAATTCCATCACCATCGCGGCCTCGTCTTCGTCAAAGCCTGCACGCGGGAACATCGACGGCGTGATACCGCGCCACTGTTGCTGCGTGAAATGCGTGACTTCGCGCGGGGCGTGACACACGGTGCAACGCTCGTAGTAAAGACGCTCGGCCGGGCCCATGTCAGCCATCAGACTGTCGGTGATGTCATACACGCGGTCCAGACCCAGCAGCGACTCGTCGATCGCCGCAAGTTCCATATCCTCGATGATGGACGGTTTTTCATAAGCCATGTTCGGGCCATCCGGGTCCAGGCATTTGCGCATCGAGCACAGCACGGTGTTGGCGGTTGTCGCCTCGGTCAAACCCGAGGAACGCTGTGTCGAGGTCAGGAAGTTGACCAGACCCGAGTTGCAGCGACCCTTGCTGTCAAGCGACGGCCATGCGCCTTCGTAGATCGAGACCACGCCCGGCATGATGTCATCCGACACCACGGCCCCGGCAATCACCGTGCCCCGGTCGTTGTACAACTCCACCAGATCACCGTCTTCGATGCCACGGTCTGCCGCGTCCTGAGTGTTGATCCGCACGGGTTCACGGCCCTGCACCTTATAGAGGGCGCGCAGCGTTTCCGACTGGTCCATCTGGCTGTGCAGGCGGAACCACGGGTGGGGCGAGACGACGTGCAACTGGCCCTCGGCGGCGTTGCCGAGATATTCGTGCTTTTCCATCCACATCGGCATACCGGGGCAGTCGTCGATCCCCATGTTGGCGATGTCCTCGCAGAACATCTCGATCTTGCCCGAGGCAGTGTGCAGCGGGTTGGCATCCGGATCGGTGTAGAAATCACCGTGCCGCACCCACTGGCGGGCCTCTTGAGGCACCTCTTGGCGCGCATAGCCTTTTTCCCAGAATTCCTCGAAGGAAGTGTGCTGTGCCGCGCCCGAACGGCTATAGGCCTGTTCGATGTGATACATCAGGTCTTCGCCTTCGGTGAACTGCACCCACTGACCCAGTTTGTCGGCCAGACCCTCGAAGATCTCATAGTCGGACAGGCTCTCGCCAACCGGTTCGATGACCTTCTTCATCGCATAGACGCGGTCGTTCGAATAGGTGCCGCCAACGCTGATATCGTCGCGCTCCAATGTCGAGGACGCCGGCATCACGATGTCGGCCCAACGGGTTGCCGCGGTCCACCAGACGTCAACGCTGACGATGGTTTCCACCTTTTCCAGCGCCCGGATCAACCGGTTGGTATCCTGCTGGTGCGACATGAAGTTGTTGCCGGCGTTGACGATCATCTTCACGTCCGGATAGGTGTTCGTATTGCCGTTATAGGTGAACTCCTTGCCGGGGTTTTCCAGCATTTCGGTGATCCGGCTGGCCGGGCAGACCTTGGTCACCCAGTTGCGCCCCTGGCTGAGGCCGGTTGGCGTGGCTTTGCCCGATTGCGGCATGCCGCCGTTGCCATAGTGCCATGAGAAGCCGACACCCTGACCGGGTTTGCCGATCTGACCGCACAGCGCCGAGAAGTTGATGATCGCCCAGTGGGTCATCTCGCCATGCTGGGCGCGTTGCAGCGACCATGCACCGGCGATTTCGGTTTTCGAGGTGGCCAGCAGTTCGGCCAGTTCCTTGATCTTGGCCTCGTCCATGCCGGTGATTTCCGCGGCCCAAGCCGGCGTTTTCGGGATGCCATCGGTTTCGCCCTGAACATAGGCGATCCAGCGGTCGGAACCGACGGTGTATTTGTCGAGATACGCGCGATCCTCAAGACCGTTTTCCAGCACATGATACGCCATTGCGTTGAACAGGGCGACGTCGGTGTTCGGGATGATCTTGAGCCACTCGGCGTTCAGGTATTCGTCCGACGCCGTGCGCTGCGGGTTGATCGAAATGAACCTGGTGCCGTTGTCGCGGATCTGCGCCCAAGGGCCATCCATACCGTGATCGGCCACCGTGTATTCGATACGGTTGTTCTTGATCGGGTCGCAACCGACCAGAACGAACACTTCGGTGTTGTCGCGGATGACTTCCCAGGCGGTCTGCGCCGAGT
This region includes:
- a CDS encoding F0F1 ATP synthase subunit epsilon — translated: MADTMQFDLVSPERMLVSTQASEVQIPAAEGDLTAMAGHTPVITTLRPGILKVTANGQTTEYAVTGGFAEVSPEGVTVMAERALPRGEVTADIMTDWVAEAREVHANAHPSVADDAAKLLSDMVAMGGHIGH
- a CDS encoding DUF6280 family protein; amino-acid sequence: MFDSVDSTAYNHEQGQRARKLFAAVVLAALDDAIADDKKYGNGPEQIARWARSRDGREVLTCAGIDPNERVVSGLMQFVGNGVRTSVALSREESERRMAASQAEAA
- a CDS encoding VOC family protein; translated protein: MTIPRSRICLMLNKDAEAAATFYAQTFPDSAIESVQRAPADNPSGRAGEVLIVEFTVLGIPCIGVNGGPYFQHSEAFSFQIATETQEETDAYWNAIVSNGGQESQCGWCKDKWGVSWQITPRTLTEAMAAGGAQAKRAFAAMMQMKKIDVAAIDAARKGGAASS
- a CDS encoding 2-hydroxychromene-2-carboxylate isomerase yields the protein MRQIDYYMSVISPWTYLCGARPAELAAKHGVELVYRPVDPMAIFARTGGLPLGERHQSRQDYRLQDLRRQAAKLGMPLTLKPAYFPTNPAPAAYAITAAQDAGGGDLHGLVQALCAACWAQERNVAEDEVIQACLTANGFSANLTMTGLMSGADAYARNLEQAGLAGVFGVPFFVIGDEKFWGQDRLDDLDRHLSGEF
- a CDS encoding alpha/beta hydrolase — its product is MIHTRRFGAPGGVPTVMAHCFMGHSGPWGPMAEAITPTLDALAFDMPGHGRSPMPDRVEDLQTQVVSLIDGMVAKPSLLIGHSFGGVAMLRFALHNPARVLGLVMIEPVFIAAASLDPAYTPEEGESRYLDLAGEGRFEDAAREFFTYNNPTRDWMSLPEAARTMMANQMRLLPANQPGAASDPGQLLVPGLMEGFAPPVLLIGGARSPALFPAIIRTLSKRLPTAESVMIEGAGHMVPMTHATQTADHISRWMRKNRVPPVA
- the atpD gene encoding F0F1 ATP synthase subunit beta translates to MAKAKATGKITQVIGAVVDVQFEGDLPAILNALETDNNGKRLVLEVAQHLGESTVRTIAMDATEGLVRGQGVSDTGATIQVPVGKATLGRILNVVGEPVDEKGPVTSSETRGIHQPAPGFEEQSTESQILVTGIKVIDLLAPYTKGGKIGLFGGAGVGKTVLIMELINNIAKVHSGVSVFAGVGERTREGNDLYHEMIESGVINIDNLEELKIALVYGQMNEPPGARMRVALSGLTLAEQFRDDTGSDVLFFVDNIFRFTQAGSEVSALLGRIPSAVGYQPTLATDMGAMQERITSTKNGSITSVQAVYVPADDLTDPAPATSFAHLDATTVLDRAISEKGIYPAVDPLGSTSRLLDPQIIGEEHYEVATSVQRVLQRYKSLQDIIAILGMDELSEEDKLAVARARKLERFLSQPFDVAKVFTGSDGVQVPLEKTIASFKAVVAGEYDHLPEGAFYMVGDIDEVVAKAARLAAAA
- a CDS encoding F0F1 ATP synthase subunit gamma, translated to MANLKVLKNRIASVKSTRKITKAMQMVAAAKLRRAQEAAEAARPYAARMESVVNGLAASVAGSGSAPRLLAGTGSDTVHLLVVMTAERGLCGGFNSSIVKLARAHAQKLLAAGKTVKILTVGKKGREQLRRDLGAHMIGHVDLSDVKRIGYENARAIAQDVLARFDAGEFDVATLFFNRFESVISQIPTPLQVIPAPVAEGAGEVTQSGAAYDYEPSEELILADLLPRSIATQIFTALLENSASEQGARMSAMDNATRNAGDMIDRLSIEYNRSRQAAITTELIEIISGAEAL
- a CDS encoding ribose-phosphate pyrophosphokinase, producing the protein MSAMTEPKLIAGNANKPLAQAIARRMTLHRGSMVKLVEARVERFNDQEIFVEVYENVRGEDMFIIQPTSNPANDNLMELLIIADALKRSSAARITAVIPYFGYARQDRRAKARTPISAKLVANLITEAGIDRVLTLDLHATQIQGFFDIPVDNLYAAPIFSLDVLHMFKDCLSDLMVVSPDVGGVARARELAKRIGAPLSIVDKRREKAGDVAEMTVIGDVRGKTCIIVDDICDTAGTLCKAAEVLTEAGATEVHSYITHGVLSGPAVDRIKNSVMKSLVITDSIEATDAVKAATNIRIVPTAPMFAQAILNTWNGTSVSSLFDMETLTPIYEGLYPHK